In Herbinix luporum, a single window of DNA contains:
- the asd gene encoding aspartate-semialdehyde dehydrogenase, with the protein MEKLKVGILGGTGMVGQRFISLLENHPWFEVVTVAASPRSAGKTYEEAVGNRWKMATPMPDKVKKLIVKDVNDIKEVTESVDFVFSAVDMSKEEIKAIEEAYAKTGTPVVSNNSAHRWTPDVPMVVPEINPEHLEVIEAQKKRLGTDRGFIVVKPNCSIQSYAPALHALKEYKPKVVVATTYQAISGAGKNFEDWPEMVDNIIPYIGGEEEKSEQEPLRLWGKVENGQIVKAEEPVITTQCIRVPVSDGHTAAVFVSFEKKPSKEEIIKAWNEFKGLPQELSLPSAPKQFIKYFEEENRPQAKLDRDYENGMGVTLGRLREDRVYDYKFVGLSHNTVRGAAGGAVLIAELLKAQGYITKK; encoded by the coding sequence ATGGAAAAATTAAAGGTTGGTATTCTTGGCGGTACCGGAATGGTAGGACAAAGATTTATATCTCTTCTTGAAAATCATCCATGGTTTGAAGTGGTTACGGTAGCTGCTAGTCCTAGAAGTGCCGGTAAGACTTATGAAGAGGCAGTAGGTAACAGGTGGAAGATGGCTACACCTATGCCTGATAAAGTTAAGAAGCTAATTGTAAAGGATGTTAATGATATTAAGGAAGTAACCGAAAGTGTTGATTTTGTATTTAGCGCCGTAGATATGTCTAAGGAAGAAATAAAGGCAATTGAAGAAGCCTATGCTAAGACCGGTACACCTGTGGTCTCCAATAACAGTGCCCATAGATGGACACCGGATGTTCCTATGGTAGTACCGGAGATAAATCCGGAACATTTAGAGGTTATTGAGGCACAAAAAAAGCGTCTTGGAACAGATAGAGGTTTTATTGTAGTAAAACCCAATTGCTCAATCCAAAGCTATGCCCCTGCCTTACATGCTCTGAAAGAATATAAGCCTAAGGTTGTTGTGGCTACCACTTATCAAGCTATTTCCGGAGCAGGTAAGAATTTTGAAGATTGGCCTGAAATGGTAGATAATATAATTCCATATATCGGCGGTGAAGAAGAAAAGAGTGAGCAGGAACCTCTTAGGCTATGGGGCAAGGTTGAAAATGGCCAAATAGTTAAAGCAGAAGAACCGGTAATTACTACTCAATGTATCCGGGTACCGGTAAGTGACGGTCATACAGCAGCTGTTTTTGTCAGCTTTGAGAAAAAACCTTCTAAGGAAGAAATTATTAAAGCATGGAATGAATTTAAGGGCCTTCCTCAGGAATTATCCCTTCCTTCCGCACCTAAGCAATTTATTAAATATTTTGAAGAGGAAAATCGTCCTCAGGCTAAGCTTGATAGAGATTACGAAAATGGTATGGGCGTTACCTTAGGAAGACTTCGTGAAGATAGAGTATATGATTATAAATTTGTCGGCTTATCCCATAACACAGTCCGAGGGGCAGCAGGGGGTGCAGTACTTATTGCTGAACTACTAAAAGCCCAAGGATATATTACAAAAAAATAA